A region from the Microbacterium lacus genome encodes:
- a CDS encoding sensor histidine kinase, which translates to MFRPLLPVQLTVDVLFAVVFGLIALGSELGSGVAEAPVASALTCVLMASAVAVRRLSPGLALGVAWAGAVVQMSFGRPPILADVAVFAVLYATAAYGSRLVYWLGFASSVGGAIVITAYLFAIPQFAGGRLTLASLPLAFAVLVAAGFALLLSWTIGALVRSSARARANRAAQVQAEADAAAEHERARIARDMHDVVAHSLAVVIAQADGARYAAGTDPTAAAAALGTISTTARAALADVRLLLTQLRHQQGDGPQPTLADLEELYAQVRAAGVELLIDIDPAPAGEPSAAVQLALYRILQEALTNALRHGGGGAVHVTLSWRPDGVEFAVRNPIGTAEPVGGAAGHGLIGMTERAGLVGGRVTAARDGEDFVVSGVLPMAVTA; encoded by the coding sequence GTGTTCCGCCCTCTGCTCCCCGTTCAGCTGACGGTGGACGTCCTCTTCGCCGTCGTCTTCGGCCTCATCGCGCTCGGCTCCGAACTGGGCAGCGGCGTCGCCGAGGCCCCGGTCGCGAGCGCGCTCACCTGCGTCCTGATGGCGTCCGCTGTCGCGGTGCGGCGGCTCTCGCCCGGCCTGGCCCTCGGGGTCGCGTGGGCCGGGGCGGTCGTGCAGATGTCGTTCGGGCGCCCGCCGATCCTGGCCGATGTCGCCGTCTTCGCAGTGCTGTACGCCACGGCCGCCTACGGGTCGCGGCTGGTCTACTGGCTGGGCTTCGCGTCCTCCGTCGGCGGGGCGATCGTGATCACGGCCTATCTGTTCGCGATCCCGCAGTTCGCCGGCGGTCGGCTGACCCTGGCCAGCCTGCCGCTCGCGTTCGCGGTGCTCGTCGCCGCGGGCTTCGCCCTTCTGCTGTCCTGGACGATCGGCGCGCTCGTGCGCAGCTCGGCCCGCGCCCGTGCGAATCGCGCGGCGCAGGTGCAGGCCGAAGCGGACGCCGCCGCCGAGCACGAGCGCGCCCGCATCGCCCGGGACATGCACGATGTCGTCGCGCACTCGCTCGCGGTCGTGATCGCCCAGGCCGACGGTGCGCGCTACGCCGCAGGCACCGACCCGACCGCTGCGGCCGCGGCGCTCGGCACGATCTCCACGACCGCCCGCGCGGCGCTGGCCGACGTGCGGCTGCTGCTGACCCAGCTGCGTCATCAGCAGGGCGACGGCCCGCAGCCGACGCTCGCCGATCTCGAGGAACTGTACGCCCAGGTGCGCGCGGCCGGGGTGGAGCTGCTCATCGACATCGACCCCGCCCCCGCGGGCGAGCCGTCGGCGGCCGTGCAGCTCGCGCTGTACCGCATCCTCCAGGAGGCGCTGACGAACGCGCTGCGCCACGGGGGCGGCGGCGCTGTGCACGTGACGCTCTCGTGGCGCCCGGATGGGGTGGAGTTCGCGGTGCGCAACCCTATCGGCACCGCGGAGCCGGTCGGAGGAGCCGCCGGGCACGGGCTCATCGGCATGACCGAGCGGGCGGGCCTGGTCGGCGGCCGGGTCACCGCCGCCCGCGACGGGGAGGACTTCGTCGTGAGCGGGGTCCTGCCGATGGCGGTGACCGCGTGA